In a single window of the Anaerocolumna cellulosilytica genome:
- a CDS encoding pyridoxamine 5'-phosphate oxidase family protein produces the protein MSRYEEGLKLIEERCGNGKDNVISLSTIAMEQNADGNPRPYIRDVDAYYEDGVFYVTTWAKSTKMQQIAKNHEVAFAVCFEWFSGNGIGENLGWVLDPKNAELRSKLREAFSNWYDDANNEKDENCIILAIRITRATVIKDHGAVCYNMDFVNKVEIEEGEIKS, from the coding sequence ATGAGTAGATATGAAGAAGGCTTAAAATTAATTGAAGAAAGATGTGGCAATGGTAAAGATAATGTGATCTCACTCTCAACAATTGCAATGGAACAAAATGCTGATGGTAACCCCCGTCCTTATATCCGCGATGTGGATGCTTATTATGAAGATGGTGTGTTTTATGTTACTACTTGGGCAAAATCAACGAAAATGCAGCAGATAGCTAAAAACCATGAAGTTGCATTTGCAGTTTGCTTTGAGTGGTTTTCCGGAAACGGAATTGGTGAAAATCTTGGTTGGGTTTTAGACCCGAAAAATGCAGAGTTAAGGTCTAAACTTCGTGAAGCATTTTCTAATTGGTACGATGACGCTAATAATGAAAAGGATGAAAACTGCATTATTCTGGCAATCCGTATTACAAGAGCCACAGTGATTAAAGATCACGGTGCTGTTTGTTACAATATGGACTTTGTGAATAAAGTGGAGATTGAAGAAGGGGAGATTAAATCCTAA
- a CDS encoding methyl-accepting chemotaxis protein: MKGINSMGKRFTGIKGKILISTMIVLLITMFSLSSIMIYIFNTKSYSDYYSNSTEQMKIVSQAIHIFYQQIDRNIDMLATNPLIMKADSSITTYRDTTEETPMHPSANKGIEQEIYKVFEQYAVSHEGTSYVYLGTKDGGYIQWPEETTMAGFDPTKRPWYNQAMSENGGIIRTEPYEYKSQLLTSNARTITDKNGNVLGAIGIDVQQSEISNMLKGMKTGETGYTMIVHSNGLIMADGNNENNNFKNINEINIEGLDRLLGNELVPFIITANKVKYIVNPYKVNGTDWILASFMSKAELESGAREIASSVAVSSIAIVIIAFVILGYVAGSITKPILAVTKKVQDFADLDFSTDSKTDVGKYINGKDEIGNMVRALKVMRDNVANFIFSTSEAAEQVAASSEELTATSFQAATASEEIATTIEEIAKGAGDQAKDTEMTAVNVEEMGKLLEQDFQYLEELNAATVQIEKQKEEGFSIINNLINKTKKNNDAANDVYQIVLSNNESAEKIDNASSMIQGIADQTNLLSLNAAIEAARAGEVGKGFAVVAEEIRKLADQSNEFTKDIKTVINELKEKSQNAVDLMQQSKQIGTEQTMSVEATEEKFKGIAEAIDIIKSKIDKLNDSSKMMISNKTKVIELTQNLAAISEENAAGTQEASAAMEEQAATIDEIANSGESLATIAEELRELIEKFKI; this comes from the coding sequence ATGAAAGGAATTAATTCTATGGGAAAAAGATTTACTGGAATAAAAGGAAAGATATTAATTTCTACTATGATTGTACTTTTGATAACTATGTTTTCTTTGAGCAGTATCATGATTTATATTTTTAATACAAAATCCTATAGTGATTATTATAGCAATTCCACCGAGCAAATGAAGATTGTATCTCAAGCCATTCATATTTTTTATCAACAGATAGATAGGAATATTGATATGCTGGCTACGAATCCATTAATTATGAAAGCGGACAGTAGTATCACTACATACAGGGATACTACCGAAGAAACACCAATGCACCCTTCCGCCAATAAAGGGATAGAACAGGAAATTTATAAAGTTTTTGAGCAATATGCGGTTAGTCACGAAGGTACCAGTTACGTGTACTTAGGAACTAAGGATGGCGGATATATACAATGGCCAGAAGAGACTACTATGGCAGGATTTGATCCGACCAAAAGGCCTTGGTATAATCAAGCAATGAGTGAAAATGGAGGTATAATCAGGACAGAACCATATGAGTACAAATCACAGTTACTGACAAGTAATGCACGTACGATTACTGATAAGAACGGTAATGTCTTAGGGGCAATTGGAATCGATGTTCAGCAATCCGAAATCAGTAATATGCTAAAAGGCATGAAAACCGGTGAAACAGGTTATACAATGATTGTACATAGTAATGGTCTAATCATGGCAGATGGTAATAATGAGAACAATAATTTTAAAAATATAAACGAGATAAATATAGAGGGATTAGATAGACTTCTGGGTAATGAATTAGTGCCTTTTATAATTACTGCTAATAAGGTTAAGTATATAGTGAATCCGTATAAGGTTAATGGGACTGATTGGATTTTGGCTTCGTTTATGTCTAAAGCGGAATTAGAGTCGGGAGCTAGAGAAATTGCAAGCAGTGTTGCAGTATCTTCTATAGCTATAGTAATAATAGCTTTTGTTATTTTAGGCTATGTTGCAGGAAGTATAACGAAACCGATACTAGCAGTTACTAAGAAAGTGCAAGATTTTGCAGATTTGGATTTTTCAACGGATAGTAAAACGGATGTGGGAAAATATATAAATGGAAAAGACGAAATAGGTAATATGGTAAGAGCACTAAAGGTTATGAGAGATAATGTGGCTAATTTTATATTTAGCACATCCGAAGCCGCAGAGCAGGTAGCAGCTTCATCCGAAGAGTTGACGGCTACATCCTTTCAAGCGGCAACTGCGTCAGAAGAAATAGCTACAACAATTGAGGAAATCGCAAAGGGAGCTGGTGACCAAGCAAAAGACACGGAAATGACTGCTGTCAATGTAGAAGAAATGGGAAAATTATTGGAACAGGATTTTCAGTATCTTGAGGAATTGAATGCTGCTACAGTTCAGATTGAAAAGCAGAAAGAAGAAGGTTTCTCTATTATTAACAATCTGATTAATAAAACAAAGAAAAATAATGATGCTGCAAATGATGTCTATCAGATTGTTTTGAGCAACAATGAGAGTGCAGAAAAAATTGATAACGCAAGTTCCATGATTCAAGGTATAGCCGATCAGACGAATCTTTTATCTTTAAATGCCGCTATAGAAGCCGCAAGAGCCGGTGAAGTTGGTAAAGGCTTTGCAGTCGTTGCAGAAGAAATTCGTAAGTTAGCTGACCAATCAAATGAATTTACAAAAGACATAAAAACAGTAATCAATGAATTAAAAGAAAAATCCCAAAATGCGGTTGATTTGATGCAACAGTCTAAGCAGATTGGAACGGAACAAACGATGAGCGTAGAAGCAACTGAAGAAAAATTTAAAGGTATCGCGGAGGCAATAGACATAATAAAAAGTAAAATAGATAAACTTAATGATTCTTCAAAGATGATGATAAGTAATAAAACCAAAGTTATAGAACTAACTCAGAATTTAGCTGCAATTTCTGAGGAGAATGCAGCAGGTACGCAGGAAGCTTCTGCTGCGATGGAAGAACAGGCTGCCACAATTGATGAGATTGCAAATTCTGGAGAAAGTTTGGCTACAATTGCAGAGGAATTAAGAGAGTTAATTGAGAAATTTAAGATATAA